In the genome of Kluyveromyces marxianus DMKU3-1042 DNA, complete genome, chromosome 1, one region contains:
- the TAH11 gene encoding Tah11p, which translates to MVITSHMVLVLVWSWSCETPIHCGWHGMAWHSSSSHLISYCTQSLKQVSHFGESERRLNIGIETPASKQAPPPQETMNAYKYTPPVIDLDKVGNETDLLPLMKQILLMHDSFLLQNFANIDAVRELLGSVAQEDGPACALDASFDGVLEAGNHSLEQWVYVNDQETRPEHAESRDVRRLRAILGRIAVYFGKLCLQALECADRDALVASGNHSAVLSRHHSKFGDQVLDLQFDYSATEWIEFKSVGLLTVVPDATCAKVYRNDSWHGIDVENCILLHTGPVLASASRGMHSTSDLRLSTNSLAYTVQPHLEYRMADGRYFAEHFLEFNLQRFPDIGKQAYPEEMKLVALKRSVSLLKTFFTTMESMINLYKINHPGTDMVDLETILPSISRMMRVKVTSTDFQRLLYIWPQAYDIDINSNCGISIKLQTTLSLTKSRLLEFAERIDQWFQNAKGSGSVPEEIPPLKLGKRKASNGSTSTTYSSSPSKNVARRKFASLKGKPKSMSLTSSLNPTVVTPTNYGDNLTTDDVTMVDPKSSLLDRIRVKERRAAALLSQRELMQDHFIAIKMKHVFDICFTLEPEVPYTEDYLTGLIVDSLTDSHNPIGREECVQVLAKISELLGQDVFQIVQVEGNLKVYKWKPLEKNMLQPRL; encoded by the coding sequence ATGGTAATTACAAGTCACATggtcttggtcttggttTGGTCTTGGTCTTGTGAAACACCCATACATTGTGGATGGCATGGCATGGCATGGCATAGcagctcatctcatctcatctcataTTGCACACAGAGCTTAAAGCAAGTCAGTCACTTCGGTGAAAGTGAAAGGCGTTTGAACATTGGTATAGAGACACCtgcaagcaagcaagccCCACCCCCCCAAGAAACCATGAATGCATACAAGTACACGCCGCCGGTGATTGATCTGGATAAGGTGGGTAACGAGACGGACCTGCTGCCTCTCATGAAGCAGATCTTGCTAATGCACGATAGCTTCCTGCTGCAGAATTTTGCCAATATTGATGCTGTGCGCGAGCTGCTGGGGTCTGTGGCGCAGGAGGACGGGCCCGCGTGTGCGCTCGATGCGTCCTTCGACGGCGTGCTCGAAGCTGGGAATCACTCGCTTGAACAGTGGGTGTACGTGAACGACCAAGAGACAAGACCGGAACATGCtgagtcacgtgatgtaCGGCGTCTGAGAGCGATCCTGGGCAGAATCGCGGTGTACTTTGGCAAGCTGTGCTTGCAAGCACTGGAGTGCGCAGACCGGGACGCCCTTGTTGCCTCAGGAAACCACTCGGCAGTGCTGTCTCGTCACCATTCGAAGTTTGGTGACCAAGTGCTCGACCTGCAGTTCGATTACTCGGCAACCGAATGGATTGAATTCAAATCGGTAGGGCTGCTCACCGTGGTTCCAGATGCTACCTGCGCAAAAGTGTACAGAAACGATTCGTGGCATGGCATTGATGTAGAAAACTGCATCTTGCTTCATACGGGGCCTGTCCTGGCCTCTGCATCCAGAGGAATGCACTCTACTTCAGATCTACGACTTTCCACAAACTCGCTGGCATACACTGTTCAGCCACATTTGGAATACCGCATGGCAGATGGAAGATATTTTGCCGAACACTTCCTAGAATTCAATCTACAACGGTTCCCAGACATTGGCAAACAAGCTTATCCGGAAGAAATGAAGCTCGTTGCTCTAAAGCGTAGCGTTTCTCTCTTGAAAACCTTCTTTACCACCATGGAATCGATGATCAATCTCTACAAGATAAACCACCCTGGCACCGACATGGTTGATTTGGAAACGATATTACCCAGCATTTCGAGGATGATGAGAGTTAAAGTCACCTCAACAGACTTCCAGAGGTTGCTGTACATTTGGCCACAAGCATACGATATTGACATAAATTCAAACTGCGGAATCTCCATTAAACTTCAGACTACCCTCTCGCTCACAAAGTCACGGCTCTTAGAGTTTGCAGAGAGAATTGATCAGTGGTTTCAAAATGCGAAAGGCTCAGGTAGCgttccagaagaaattcCTCCATTAAAATTGGGCAAAAGAAAGGCTAGTAACGGTTCTACATCAACCACATACTCCTCGTCGCCTTCTAAAAATGTCGCCAGGCGTAAATTTGCATCTTTGAAAGGTAAACCAAAATCTATGTCACttacttcttctctgaaTCCTACAGTAGTAACGCCTACCAATTACGGGGATAATTTAACCACGGATGATGTGACAATGGTAGATCCAAAATCATCTCTTCTAGATAGAATTAGAGtcaaggaaagaagagcagCTGCACTACTGTCTCAACGTGAACTAATGCAAGATCATTTCATAGCGATTAAAATGAAACATGTGTTCGATATTTGTTTCACCTTGGAGCCAGAGGTCCCATATACTGAAGACTATTTAACAGGGCTCATCGTTGACTCATTGACAGACAGCCATAACCcaattggaagagaagaatgTGTTCAGGTCCTTGCTAAGATTAGTGAGTTACTTGGTCAAGATGTATTCCAAATCGTACAAGTGGAAGGTAACTTGAAGGTGTACAAGTGGAAACCATTGGAGAAAAACATGCTACAACCTCGTTTATAG
- the MCM3 gene encoding MCM DNA helicase complex subunit MCM3, producing MSDALNQTSDAVFTDRMRRFQEFLDTHSHYTREIRSILEFNSNVVKDKKEDDDFMDNMDKDMMEYDSDRLPLRLVISLDDLREFDKTFWTGLLQLPSFFLPAAERAVSETAMALDDTPLGFRGFQNDPRRQWKLSFKGSFGPNSLSPRTLNSTHLNKLISIEGIVTRTSLVRPKLLRSVHYAQATGHHHYRDYRDATTTLTTSVPTPAIYPEEDQEGNKLVTEYGFCHYMDHQRITVQEMPEKAPPGQLPRSIDVILDDDLVDKTKPGDRLNVVGVYKSLGAGGLTGGSNNNDKGNGALSGFRTVIIGNTVYPLHARSTGVSAIESLSDNDIRNINKLSMRKDIFETLSQSLAPSIYGHEQIKKAILLMLMGGVEKNLANGSHLRGDINILMVGDPSTAKSQMLRFVLNTAALAIATTGRGSSGVGLTAAVTTDKETGERRLEAGAMVLADRGIVCIDEFDKMSDVDRVAIHEVMEQQTVTIAKAGIHTTLNARCSVIAAANPVFGQYDVNKDPHKNIALPDSLLSRFDLLFVVTDDINDIRDRAISEHVLRTHRYLPPGYLEGEPIREQINLSLAIGEDEDEEEDEEEEDIVFEKFNPLLHAGAKLAKNKGDSNGNEVPQIIAIPFIRKYIQYAKERIVPQLTQEAVDVIIKAYSNLRNDQNTKKSPITARTLETLIRLSSAHAKVRLSKKVELEDAKVASQLLRFALLGEDSAGVDEDEFSQGRTSERSPRKKPRASPKKKKTSTYRDTNSDEENVGLEEDTGEDLDQDMEGTQQDHPSDLESTMVQLPPDQEEDLQRRLEQNLRVSPRRLQHTLERRILSQTDHQQQISSQSSNNSTGPLETGSQLQQSQISLDFMSIDDMDQGSISTGRLSSLSGIVARLMQSDIFEEESYPVASLFDRINEQVPEEEKFSVEEYVAGLRIMSDRNNLMIADGKVWRV from the coding sequence ATGAGCGATGCATTAAACCAAACAAGTGATGCTGTCTTCACAGACAGAATGAGAAGATTCCAAGAGTTTTTGGATACTCATTCTCATTACACGCGTGAAATAAGATCGATATTAGAGTTTAACAGTAACGTGGTTAAAGATAAAAAGGAAGATGATGACTTTATGGATAATATGGATAAAGACATGATGGAATACGATTCAGACCGCTTACCATTAAGACTTGTAATCTCTTTGGACGATCTACGTGAGTTTGACAAAACGTTTTGGACAGGTCTTTTACAACTTCCTTCGTTTTTCCTGCCAGCTGCAGAGCGTGCTGTCTCGGAGACTGCGATGGCTTTAGACGATACTCCACTTGGGTTTCGTGGGTTCCAAAATGACCCTAGAAGACAATGGAAATTGTCTTTCAAGGGTTCCTTTGGGCCAAACTCTCTATCGCCACGTACCTTAAACTCTACTCATTTGAACAAGCTCATATCTATAGAAGGTATCGTCACAAGGACCTCTTTGGTCAGACCCAAGCTGCTCAGATCTGTTCATTATGCTCAAGCAACGGGACACCATCATTATCGTGATTATCGAGATGCCACTACGACCTTAACAACTTCAGTTCCTACACCAGCTATCTAtcctgaagaagatcaagagGGAAATAAATTAGTCACTGAATATGGTTTCTGTCATTACATGGACCATCAGCGTATTACAGTACAGGAAATGCCTGAGAAAGCTCCTCCTGGTCAATTGCCAAGATCCATTGACGTTATTCTTGATGACGATTTGGTAGATAAGACAAAACCAGGTGATAGATTAAATGTGGTGGGTGTATACAAGTCACTTGGTGCCGGTGGTTTGACCGGTGGTTCAAACAATAATGACAAAGGTAACGGTGCACTATCTGGGTTTAGAACCGTCATCATAGGAAACACAGTATATCCCCTTCATGCAAGATCAACAGGTGTTTCAGCAATTGAGTCGTTGTCGGATAATGATATCAGAAATATTAATAAACTATCGATGCGTAAGGATATTTTCGAGACATTGTCTCAGTCCTTAGCACCTTCCATTTACGGACACGAGCAGATTAAGAAGGCTATCTTGCTGATGCTTATGGGTGGTGTGGAGAAGAATTTAGCAAATGGATCCCATTTAAGAGGTGATATCAATATTCTAATGGTTGGTGATCCATCTACTGCTAAGTCGCAAATGCTAAGATTCGTTTTAAACACTGCTGCCTTGGCCATTGCCACGACAGGTAGAGGTTCGTCGGGTGTCGGTTTAACAGCGGCTGTCACAACAGATAAGGAAACAGGTGAAAGAAGGTTAGAGGCCGGTGCTATGGTGTTGGCGGATAGAGGTATTGTTTGtattgatgaatttgaCAAGATGTCAGATGTTGATAGAGTTGCAATTCACGAAGTCATGGAACAACAAACGGTTACTATTGCAAAAGCTGGTATTCACACAACTTTGAATGCCCGTTGTTCTGTGATAGCGGCAGCTAACCCTGTCTTCGGTCAATACGATGTCAACAAGGATCCACATAAGAATATAGCTCTACCCGATTCTTTGTTATCTCGTTTCGATTTACTATTCGTGGTCACTGACGATATAAATGATATTAGAGACAGAGCCATTAGTGAACACGTTCTTCGTACTCATAGATATCTACCTCCAGGGTATTTAGAAGGTGAACCAATTAGAGAACAGATCAATTTGTCACTAGCTATTGGGGAggacgaagatgaagaagaggatgaggaagaggaggatattgtctttgaaaaattcaatcCTTTATTGCATGCTGGTGCTAAGCTTGCTAAGAACAAGGGCGATAGCAACGGTAATGAAGTCCCTCAAATTATCGCAATTCCATTCATAAGGAAGTATATTCAATACGCCAAGGAAAGAATTGTTCCTCAATTAACGCAGGAAGCAGTAGATGTTATCATCAAAGCTTATTCTAACCTAAGGAATGAccaaaatacaaagaaatcTCCAATCACAGCAAGAACTTTGGAAACATTAATCAGATTGTCTAGTGCTCATGCTAAGGTAAGGCTTTCCAAGAAAGTCGAATTAGAAGACGCGAAAGTTGCTTCTCAACTACTAAGATTCGCTTTGTTAGGTGAAGATAGTGCTGGcgttgatgaagatgaattcTCACAAGGAAGAACATCTGAAAGGTCTCCAAGGAAGAAACCAAGAGCCtcaccaaagaagaagaagacatcCACTTACAGAGACACTAATTCGGATGAAGAGAACGTAGGGTTAGAGGAGGACACTGGTGAGGATTTAGACCAAGATATGGAAGGTACTCAACAGGATCATCCATCAGATTTAGAATCCACAATGGTCCAACTACCGCCtgaccaagaagaagatctacAAAGACGACTGGAACAAAACTTAAGGGTTAGTCCAAGAAGATTACAACATAcattggaaagaagaatactcTCCCAAACAGaccatcaacaacagatcTCTTCCCAATCGTCGAACAATTCGACCGGTCCACTAGAAACAGGCtctcaacttcaacaatcGCAAATCTCGCTTGATTTCATGTCCATTGATGACATGGACCAAGGATCAATTTCTACTGGAAGATTATCATCACTTTCCGGTATTGTAGCAAGGTTGATGCAATCGGACattttcgaagaagaatcatATCCTGTGGCATCGCTTTTCGATCGTATCAACGAGCAAGTTCCAGAGGAGGAAAAGTTctctgttgaagaatatgTTGCAGGTCTAAGGATTATGAGTGACAGAAACAACTTGATGATCGCGGATGGTAAGGTATGGAGAGTGTAA
- the HYP2 gene encoding translation elongation factor eIF-5A has translation MAEEEHTFETAGAGASLTFPMQCSALRKNGFVVIKGRPCKIVDMSTSKTGKHGHAKVHLVAIDIFTNKKLEDLSPSTHNMEVPVVKRTEYQLLDIDDGFLSLMNMDGDTKDDVRAPEGELGDNMQAAFDEGKDLMVTIISAMGEEAAISFKEAPRSD, from the coding sequence AtggctgaagaagaacacaCTTTTGAAactgctggtgctggtgccTCCTTGACTTTCCCAATGCAATGTTCTGCTTTGAGAAAGAACGGTTTCGTCGTCATCAAGGGTAGACCATGTAAGATTGTTGATATGTCTACTTCCAAGACCGGTAAGCACGGTCACGCCAAGGTCCACTTGGTCGCCATTGACATTTTCaccaacaagaagttggaagaTTTGTCTCCATCCACCCACAACATGGAAGTTCCAGTTGTCAAGAGAACTGAATACCAATTGTTGGACATCGATGACGGtttcttgtccttgatgAACATGGACGGTGACACCAAGGATGATGTCAGAGCCCCAGAAGGTGAATTGGGTGACAACATGCAAGCTGCCTTCGATGAAGGTAAGGACTTGATGGTCACTATCATCTCCGCCATGGGTGAAGAAGCTGCCATCTCCTTCAAGGAAGCTCCAAGATCCGATTAG
- the ECM10 gene encoding Hsp70 family ATPase ECM10 (mitochondrial): MIAAKRVLHRSVGAARRLQSTKVQGSVIGIDLGTTNSAVAVMEGKVPKIIENAEGARTTPSVVAFTKDGERLVGIPAKRQAVVNPENTLFATKRLIGRRFEDAEVQRDIKQVPYKIVKHSNGDAWLEARGQTYSPAQIGGFILNKMKETAEAYLGKPVKNAVVTVPAYFNDSQRQATKDAGQIVGLNVLRVVNEPTAAALAYGLEKSDSKVVAVFDLGGGTFDISILDIDNGVFEVKSTNGDTHLGGEDFDIYMLREIVKQFKQETGIDLENDRMAIQRIREAAEKAKIELSSTVSTEINLPFITADASGPKHINMKFSRAQFEALTEPLIKRTIDPVKKALKDANLATSDVSDVILVGGMSRMPKVVETVKSLFGKEPSKAVNPDEAVAIGAAIQGAVLAGEVTDVLLLDVTPLSLGIETLGGVFTRLIPRNTTIPTKKSQIFSTAAAGQTSVEIRVFQGERELVRDNKLIGNFTLSGIPPAPKGVPQIEVSFDIDADGIINVSARDKASNKDASITVAGSSGLSESEIEKMVSDAEKYREQDEARKKAIETANKADQLANDTESSLKEFEEKLDKAEAQKVKDQVAALREVVARVQAGEEVDAEDLKTKTEELQNSSMKLFEQMYKNDSSNQQQGEPKQ, encoded by the coding sequence ATGATTGCTGCCAAGAGAGTTTTGCACCGTAGCGTTGGTGCTGCCAGACGTTTGCAGTCTACCAAGGTCCAAGGATCTGTGATTGGTATCGATTTGGGTACCACCAACTCAGCTGTTGCTGTTATGGAAGGTAAGGTTCCAAAGATTATTGAGAATGCTGAAGGTGCTAGAACCACTCCATCTGTTGTTGCTTTCACCAAGGACGGTGAACGTTTGGTTGGTATTCCAGCCAAGCGTCAAGCTGTTGTGAACCCAGAAAACACCTTGTTTGCCACCAAGAGATTGATTGGTCGTAGATTCGAGGATGCTGAAGTGCAAAGAGACATCAAGCAAGTTCCATACAAGATTGTCAAGCACTCTAACGGTGACGCTTGGTTGGAAGCCAGAGGCCAAACTTACTCCCCAGCCCAAATTGGTGGTTTcatcttgaacaagatgaAGGAGACCGCTGAAGCTTACTTGGGTAAGCCAGTCAAGAACGCTGTTGTTACTGTCCCAGCCTACTTCAACGATTCGCAAAGACAAGCTACCAAGGATGCCGGTCAAATTGTTGGTTTGAACGTCTTGCGTGTTGTTAACGAACCTACCGCTGCTGCTTTGGCCTACGGTTTGGAAAAGTCCGACTCTAAGGTCGTCGCCGTCTTTGACTTGGGTGGTGGTACTTTCGATATTTCCATCTTGGACATTGACAACGGTGTCTTCGAAGTCAAGTCCACCAACGGTGACACCCACTTGGGTGGTGAAGATTTCGACATTTACATGTTGAGAGAAATCGTTAAGCAATTCAAGCAAGAAACTGGTATCGATTTGGAAAATGACCGTATGGCCATCCAAAGAATCAGAGAAGCTGCTGAAAAGGCCAAGATTGAATTGTCTTCCACCGTCTCCACCGAAATCAACTTGCCATTTATCACTGCCGATGCTTCCGGTCCAAAGCACATCAACATGAAGTTCTCCAGAGCTCAATTCGAAGCCCTAACTGAACCTCTAATCAAGAGAACTATCGACCCAGTCAAGAAGGCTCTGAAGGATGCTAACTTGGCCACCTCCGATGTCTCCGACGTCATCTTGGTCGGTGGTATGTCCAGAATGCCAAAGGTTGTCGAAACCGTCAAGTCCTTGTTCGGTAAGGAACCATCCAAGGCCGTCAACCCAGATGAAGCCGTCGCTATCGGTGCCGCTATTCAAGGTGCTGTCTTGGCCGGTGAAGTTACTGACGTCTTGTTGTTGGATGTTACCCCATTGTCTTTGGGTATCGAAACCTTGGGTGGTGTCTTCACTAGATTGATTCCAAGAAACACTACTATCCCAACCAAAAAGTCCCAGATCTTCTccactgctgctgctggtcAAACCTCCGTGGAAATCAGAGTGTTCCAAGGTGAAAGAGAATTGGTCAGAGACAACAAGTTGATTGGTAACTTCACTTTGTCTGGTATTCCACCAGCTCCAAAGGGTGTCCCACAAATCGAAGTCTCCTTCGACATTGATGCCGATGGTATTATCAACGTCTCTGCTAGAGACAAGGCCTCCAACAAGGATGCTTCCATCACTGTTGCTGGTTCTTCCGGTCTATCCGAATCTGAAATCGAAAAGATGGTTAGCGATGCTGAGAAGTACAGAGAACAAGATGAAGCCAGAAAGAAGGCTATCGAAACCGCCAACAAGGCTGACCAATTGGCCAACGACACCGAATCCTCTTTGAAGGAGTTCGAAGAAAAGTTGGACAAGGCTGAAGCCCAAAAGGTTAAGGACCAAGTCGCTGCCTTGAGAGAAGTGGTTGCCAGAGTCCAAGCTGGTGAAGAAGTCGACGCTGAAGACTTGAAGACCAAGACTGAAGAATTGCAAAACTCTTCCATGAAGTTGTTCGAACAAATGTACAAGAACGATTCTTccaaccaacaacaaggTGAACCAAAGCAATAA
- the SPF1 gene encoding ion-transporting P-type ATPase SPF1, giving the protein MADKQYVDSPLVKDSTPLAAKMFVLRPYVLPFVPLYASFLHIYLTQYDVYIKGPEWTFVYLGALISFNVLMALLPEWHIDIAVWFKYTPVALENATHMLIHTTPNNGASGIVEIQRATEGGQLQVFFQFQKKRFLWHEDTQVFSSPKFLIDAEPKIEEFQSSKGLSGDLTHHIRLYGQNSFDIPIPTFMELFKEHAVAPFFVFQIFCVALWLFDDLWYYSLFNLFMILAMEATSVFQRLSTLKEFRTMGIKPYAINVFRDGKWTEIQTNELLPMDLVSVTRTAEDSAIPCDMLLIDGSCIVNEAMLSGESTPLLKESIKLRPAHDKLQLDGVDKNAVLHGGTKALQVTSPEKNANVPLPPDGGALAVVTKTGFETSQGSLVRVMIYSAERVDVGNKEALYFILFLLVFAIVASWYVWKEGTKMGRIQSKLILDCILIITSVVPPELPMELTMAVNSSLAALSKFYVYCTEPFRIPYAGRIDVCCFDKTGTLTAEDLVFEGLAGLHDGSDIRALKSADEAPTEVLSAIGAAHALVKLDDGEIVGDPMEKATLKAAKWNVEHKDVVKRKGLDDIRILRRFQFSSALKRSSSIATQDRKLFAAVKGAPETIRERLVSIPADYDEIYKSFTRSGSRVLALAHKNLPDLSKSQIENIDRDEIETGLIFSAFLVFHCPLKDDAIETIKMLNESSHRSIMITGDNPLTAVHVAKEVGIVDRETLILDEPIDGSSHALVMRNVDETIVKPFNPKSDTFSEHDIFGKYDLAVTGHALKLLEGHKELRDVIRHAWIYARVSPAQKEFILITLKDMGYQTLMCGDGTNDVGALKQAHVGIALLNGTEDGLKKIQEQRRIDNMKAIYEKQCTFMQKWNQPLPPVPEPIAEFYPPGSNNPHYLKAMEKKGIEITPEMRKLAIEVSLKPAIVTSSEPSKKSASDLAELMMSGLGDMEGDETPSLKLGDASCAAPFTSKLSNVSAVTNIIRQGRCALINTIQMYKILALNCLISAYSLSVIYLAGVKFGDGQATVSGLLLSVCFLSISRGKPLEKLSKERPQPGIFNIYIMGSILGQFAVHIMTLVYITREIYKIEPREPQVDLEKEFLPSLLNTGIFMVQLAQQVSTFVVNYQGEPFRENIRSNKGMYYGIIGVSALALCGSTEFIPELNAAMKFVPMTDDFKIKLTGTLLLDFFGSWGLELFFKFFFMNSKPADIALRD; this is encoded by the coding sequence ATGGCTGATAAGCAATATGTGGACAGTCCTTTGGTCAAGGACTCCACTCCTTTGGCTGCCAAGATGTTCGTTTTGAGGCCATACGTTTTGCCGTTTGTTCCATTATATGCGAGCTTCTTACATATCTACCTTACACAGTATGACGTGTATATTAAGGGCCCCGAATGGACATTTGTATACTTAGGTGCTCTTATTTCGTTCAATGTTTTAATGGCGCTACTTCCAGAGTGGCATATCGATATCGCTGTATGGTTTAAATATACTCCAGTTGCATTGGAAAATGCTACTCACATGCTAATTCACACTACTCCTAACAATGGTGCGTCTGGTATTGTCGAAATTCAAAGAGCAACAGAAGGTGGTCAATTACAAGtgtttttccaattccaaaagaagagattcTTGTGGCACGAAGATACTCAGGTATTCTCATCTCCAAAGTTCTTAATTGATGCTGAACctaaaattgaagaattccAAAGCAGTAAAGGTTTATCTGGCGATTTAACCCACCATATTAGACTATATGGTCAAAATTCTTTTGATATCCCAATCCCAACTTTCATGGAACTATTCAAGGAACATGCAGTGGCacctttctttgttttccaaattttcTGTGTTGCCCTATGGTTATTTGATGACTTATGGTACTATTCCcttttcaatttgtttATGATTTTGGCTATGGAAGCAACCTCTGTGTTCCAACGTTTATCTACATTGAAGGAATTTAGAACTATGGGTATCAAGCCATACGCAATTAATGTGTTCAGAGACGGTAAATGGACTGAAATCCAAACCAACGAGTTGCTACCTATGGATCTAGTTTCTGTTACCAGAACCGCTGAAGATAGTGCTATACCTTGTGACATGCTATTGATTGATGGTTCCTGTATTGTAAACGAAGCCATGCTTTCAGGTGAATCAACTCCATTGTTAAAAGAATCCATTAAATTACGCCCTGCACATGATAAACTACAGCTTGATGGTGTTGACAAGAACGCTGTTTTACACGGTGGTACAAAAGCTCTACAAGTTACTTCTCCAGAAAAGAATGCAAACGTTCCTTTACCTCCAGATGGCGGTGCATTGGCTGTTGTTACTAAGACTGGTTTCGAAACTTCTCAAGGTTCTTTAGTTCGTGTCATGATTTACTCTGCTGAACGTGTGGATGTTGGTAATAAGGAGGCTTTATACTTTATTCTCTTCCTATTGGTATTTGCTATTGTTGCATCTTGGTATGTCTGGAAAGAAGGTACTAAGATGGGAAGAATTCAATCGAAGTTGATCTTGGATTGTATCTTGATTATTACCTCCGTTGTCCCTCCAGAATTACCTATGGAGTTGACAATGGCAGTCAATAGCTCGCTAGCCGCACTATCAAAGTTCTATGTGTACTGTACGGAACCCTTCAGAATTCCATATGCTGGTAGAATTGATGTTTGCTGTTTTGACAAAACAGGTACATTAACCGCAGAAGACTTGGTTTTTGAAGGTCTAGCTGGTCTTCATGATGGTTCGGACATCCGTGCTCTAAAATCTGCAGACGAAGCCCCTACTGAGGTTTTGTCTGCCATTGGTGCTGCACATGCTTTGGTTAAACTAGATGACGGTGAAATTGTTGGTGACCCAATGGAAAAAGCTACATTGAAAGCTGCTAAATGGAATGTTGAACATAAGGATGTTGTGAAGAGGAAAGGTTTAGATGATATTCGTATCTTGCGtcgttttcaattttcttCGGCGTTGAAgcgttcttcttcaattgcaACTCAAGACCGTAAATTATTTGCTGCTGTAAAGGGTGCACCAGAAACTATTCGTGAAAGATTGGTTTCTATTCCTGCTGATTACGATGAAATATACAAGTCCTTTACTCGTTCCGGTTCCCGTGTTCTTGCGCTAGCCCACAAGAATTTGCCTGATCTTTCTAAATCTCAAATCGAAAATATTGATCgtgatgaaattgaaaccGGTTTGATCTTTAGTGCATTCCTTGTTTTCCATTGTCCTTTGAAAGACGATGCTATTGAAACTATAAAAATGTTGAATGAATCGTCTCATCGTTCTATCATGATCACCGGTGACAATCCTTTGACAGCTGTGCATGTTGCTAAAGAAGTTGGCATTGTTGATCGTGAGACTTTAATTTTGGATGAGCCTATCGATGGTTCTTCTCATGCTTTAGTGATGCGTAATGTGGATGAAACTATCGTAAAACCATTCAACCCTAAATCTGATACTTTCAGCGAACACGACATCTTTGGAAAATATGATTTAGCTGTTACTGGTCATGCTTTGAAGCTTTTAGAAGGACACAAGGAATTGAGGGATGTTATAAGACATGCTTGGATATATGCTCGTGTTTCTCCAGCACAAAAGGAATTCATTTTGATTACGTTAAAAGACATGGGTTACCAAACTTTAATGTGCGGTGATGGTACTAACGATGTCGGTGCTCTAAAACAAGCCCATGTTGGTATTGCTTTGCTAAATGGTACTGAAGATGgtttgaaaaagattcaagaacaaagaagaattgataaCATGAAGGCCATTTATGAGAAGCAGTGTACATTCATGCAAAAGTGGAACCAACCTTTACCACCTGTTCCTGAACCTATTGCAGAATTTTACCCACCTGGATCCAATAATCCTCATTATTTGAAGGCTatggaaaagaagggtATCGAGATTACTCCAGAAATGCGTAAACTTGCCATTGAAGTTTCATTGAAACCTGCCATTGTAACATCTAGCGAACCAAGCAAAAAATCAGCTTCCGATCTTGCTGAATTAATGATGAGTGGGTTAGGTGACATGGAAGGAGATGAAACACCTTCTTTGAAACTTGGTGATGCTTCTTGTGCTGCTCCATTCACATCAAAATTGTCTAACGTTAGCGCTGTCACAAATATTATTCGTCAAGGTCGTTGTGCGTTAATCAATACTATTCAAATGTACAAGATTCTTGCTTTGAATTGTCTAATCAGCGCCTACTCCCTCTCTGTTATTTATCTAGCAGGTGTCAAATTTGGTGATGGTCAAGCCACTGTTTCTGGGTTGTTGTTATCTGTCTGTTTCCTAAGTATCTCCCGTGGTAAGCCTTTAGAAAAATTGTCCAAAGAAAGACCACAACCAGGTATTTTCAACATCTACATCATGGGTTCTATTCTTGGCCAATTTGCCGTCCACATCATGACATTGGTTTATATCACTAGAGAGATATACAAGATTGAACCTAGAGAACCTCAAGTggatcttgaaaaagagttCCTACcttctttgttgaacaCCGGTATCTTCATGGTCCAATTGGCTCAACAAGTTTCTACCTTTGTTGTTAACTATCAAGGTGAACCTTTCAGAGAAAACATCAGGAGCAATAAGGGTATGTACTATGGTATCATTGGTGTTTCGGCATTAGCTCTATGTGGTTCCACAGAATTCATTCCTGAATTAAACGCCGCCATGAAGTTCGTCCCAATGACCGATGATTTCAAGATTAAATTAACTGGGACATTACTATTGGACTTCTTTGGTTCATGGGGTTTAGAGttattcttcaagttcttctttatgAATAGCAAGCCTGCAGACATCGCTCTACGTGATTAA